One Ahaetulla prasina isolate Xishuangbanna chromosome 1, ASM2864084v1, whole genome shotgun sequence DNA window includes the following coding sequences:
- the LOC131204814 gene encoding olfactory receptor 1052-like has protein sequence MGNSTWVTEFILTGLTQDPHLQLILFVIFFAIYAITLMGNVGMIVLIRTSPQLHTPMYFFLTSLSFLDTCYSTTVTPNFLSNLLKEKKSISFASCFTQLYFYALFATTESYLLAVMAYDRYVAICNPLLYFITMSQRKCVQLITVAYIAGIINASIHTVAASRLSFCGPNLIKSFYCEGPPLFALSCSDISLNYLLVFILVGFNLITTSMTVLTSYAYILVTILKIHSAASRKKAFSTCTSHLMVITIFYGCLSFMYVRPSSRQSYHLDQMASVFYVVVTPMLNPLIYSMRNQEVRGAFRKLICGV, from the coding sequence ATGGGAAATAGCACATGGGTGACAGAATTCATACTCACTGGGTTGACACAGGACCCACACTTGCAGCTGATCCTTTTTGTGATATTTTTTGCTATTTATGCCATCACCTTGATGGGAAACGTGGGCATGATTGTCTTAATCAGAACCAGTCCTCAACTCCACACACCAATGTACTTTTTTCTTACCAGCTTATCATTCCTAGATACCTGTTATTCAACAACGGTGACCCCAAACTTTCTATCCAATCTATTAAAAGAGAAGAAGTCAATTTCCTTTGCAAGTTGCTTTACTCAGCTTTATTTTTATGCCCTTTTTGCCACCACAGAGAGCTACCTCCTCGCTGTGATGGCCTATGATCGCTACGTGGCAATCTGCAATCCTCTACTCTACTTCATCACAATGTCCCAAAGGAAATGTGTTCAGTTGATAACAGTTGCCTACATTGCTGGGATCATTAATGCTTCTATACACACAGTGGCTGCATCTAGACTGTCCTTCTGTGGCCCAAACCTCATTAAGAGTTTTTATTGTGAGGGCCCTCCCCTTTTCGCTCTTTCCTGCTCAGATATCAGTCTTAATTATCTCTTGGTTTTTATTCTTGTTGGCTTTAATTTAATAACAACAAGCATGACTGTTCTCACCTCCTACGCTTATATCTTGGTCACAATTTTAAAGATCCATTCTGCTGCAAGCCGTAAGAAAGCCTTCTCCACGTGTACATCTCACCTCATGGTCATCACCATTTTCTACGGATGTCTCAGCTTTATGTATGTACGGCCAAGCTCTAGGCAGAGTTATCACCTAGACCAAATGGCCTCTGTGTTCTATGTAGTGGTTACCCCCATGCTCAACCCATTAATCTACAGCATGAGGAACCAGGAGGTAAGAGGTGCCTTCAGAA